In Arvicola amphibius chromosome 1, mArvAmp1.2, whole genome shotgun sequence, one DNA window encodes the following:
- the Ncln gene encoding LOW QUALITY PROTEIN: nicalin (The sequence of the model RefSeq protein was modified relative to this genomic sequence to represent the inferred CDS: inserted 3 bases in 3 codons; deleted 7 bases in 7 codons): MLEEAGEVXENVLKASCLPLGFIVFLPAVLLLVAPPLPAADAAHEFTVYRMQQYDLQGQPYGTRNAVLNTEARTVDADVLSRRCVLMRLLDFSYEHYQKALRQSAGAVVIILPRAMAAVPQDVVRQFMEIEPEMLAMETVVPVYFAVEDEALLSIYEQTQAASASQGSASAAEVLLHTATANGFQMVTSGAQSQAVSDWLITSVEGTADRLGGEDLPTIVILAHYDAFGVAPWLSLGADSNGSGISLLLELARLFSRLYTYXRTHAAYNLLFFASGGGKFNYQGTKRWLEDSLDHTDSSLLQDNVAFVLCLDTVGRGSHLRLQCPSHLGRGRCQHAFLRELETVATHQFPDVSFSMVHKKINLADDCCWPGSKQRFAIRRLPAFTLSHLESHRXGPRSSIMEVRARVDSKTLTRNTRIIAEALTRVIYNLTDKGTPPDMPVFTEQMQVQQEQLDSVMDWLTNQPRAAQLLDKDGTFLSTLEHFLSRYLKDVRQHHVKADKRDPEFVFYDQLKQVMNAYRVKPAIFDLLLAVCIGAYLGMAYTAVQHFHLLYKTVQRLLLKAKAQ, encoded by the exons ATGCTGGAGGAAGCGGGCGAGG CTGAGAACGTTCTGAAGGCATCGTGCCTGCCGCTCGGCTTCATCGTCTTCCTGCCCGCCGTGCTGCTGCTCGTGGCGCCGCCGCTGCCCGCCGCCGACGCCGCGCACGAGTTCACCGTGTACCGCATGCAGCAGTACGACCTGCAGGGCCAGCCGTACG GCACACGGAATGCAGTGCTCAACACGGAGGCACGCACAGTGGACGCAGACGTGCTGAGCCGCCGCTGTGTGCTT ATGCGGCTTCTGGACTTTTCCTATGAGCACTACCAGAAGGCCTTGCGACAATCAGCGGGTGCTGTGGTCATCATCCTC CCCCGGGCCATGGCCGCTGTGCCCCAGGATGTTGTCCGG CAATTCATGGAGATTGAGCCTGAGATGCTGGCCATGGAGACCGTGGTCCCAGTGTATTTTGCCGTGGAGGATGAGGCCCTGCTGTCCATCTATGAGCAgacccaggctgcctctgcctctcagggctCTGCCTCCGCTGCTGAAG TGCTGCTGCACACAGCC ACAGCCAACGGTTTCCAGATGGTGACCAGCGGAGCCCAGAGCCAGGCGGTGAGCGACTGGCTGATCACCAGCGTGGAGG GGACGGCTGACAGGCTGGGAGGTGAGGACCTCCCTACCATTGTCATT CTGGCTCACTACGACGCCTTTGGCGTGGCCCCG TGGCTGTCGCTGGGCGCCGATTCGAACGGTAGTGGCATCTCC CTGCTGCTGGAGCTGGCTCGTCTCTTCTCACGCCTCTACACGT AGCGCACACATGCAGC GTACAACCTCCTGTTCTTCGCATCAGGAGGAGGCAAGTTCAACTACCAGGGCACCAAGCGATGgctggaggacagcctggacCACACAG ACTCCAGCCTGCTGCAGGATAATGTAGCCTTCGTGCTCTGCCTGGACACCGTGGGCCGCGGCAGCCACCTGCGCCTGCAGTGTCCAAGCCACCTCGGGAGGGGACGCTGCCAGCACGCCTTCCTGCGTGAACTGGAGACAGTGGCCACGCACCAGTTCCCTGACGTCAGCTTCTCCATGGTT CACAAGAAGATCAACCTGGCAGACGACTGTTGCTGGCCTGGGAGCAAGCAGCGCTTTGCT ATCCGCAGGCTGCCCGCCTTCACGCTGTCACACCTGGAGAGCCACC GCGGGCCGCGCAGCAGCATCATGGAAGTGCG GGCCCGGGTGGACTCCAAGACGCTAACGCGGAACACACGGATCATCGCTGAGGCCCTGACGCGGGTTATCTACAACCTGACAGACAAG GGGACTCCCCCGGACATGCCAGTGTTCACGGAACAGATG CAGGTCCAGCAGGAGCAGCTGGACTCAGTGATGGACTGGCTCACCAACCAGCCGCGGGCCGCGCAGCTGCTGGACAAGGACGGGACATTCCTGAGTACACTTGAGCACTTTCTGAGCCGCTACCTGAAGGACGTGCGGCAGCACCATGTGAAGGCCGACAAGCG GGACCCCGAATTTGTCTTCTACGACCAGCTTAAGCAGGTGATGAATGCCTACAG GGTCAAACCAGCCATCTTTGACCTGCTGCTGGCTGTGTGCATCGGGGCATACCTTGGCATGGCATACACAGCTGTCCAG CACTTCCACCTATTGTACAAGACTGTGCAGAGACTGCTGCTCAAAGCCAAGGCCCAGTGA